One genomic window of Candidatus Kuenenia stuttgartiensis includes the following:
- a CDS encoding DUF362 domain-containing protein, whose protein sequence is MKSKVYFIKTENGEKVPSLAEKAGKLFDYANFKDAIKKNDMVAVKTSFGEKGNIGYLKPPIIKSIVNKVKEHDGKPFLIETNTLYLGRRTNAVDHIAHAHEHGFSYESVGAPIIIGDGLFGEHDVQVEINQKMCKYAHVAGVARASNAIVSISHVTGHLATGMGATLKNIGMGLSSRGGKLSQHSGVIPQILKKKCTTCGVCGKWCPVGAIKIGEEYAIIDPQICIGCGECLAVCQFQAVKIAWDENAVNLQKKVAEHCLALLKGKEGKAVFFNFLTHITHHCDCMDKPFEPDIADIGIIASWDPVAIEKATTDLIREHIGKDFFKESWPKIDYTVQMNYAQEIGLGSMAYELVSCG, encoded by the coding sequence TATTTTATAAAAACTGAAAATGGAGAAAAGGTCCCTTCCCTCGCTGAAAAAGCGGGAAAATTGTTTGATTATGCCAATTTTAAGGACGCCATTAAGAAAAATGACATGGTGGCGGTAAAAACAAGTTTCGGCGAAAAAGGGAATATCGGATACCTCAAACCACCAATTATTAAATCAATTGTCAACAAGGTAAAAGAGCATGACGGGAAACCTTTTTTAATTGAAACAAACACGTTGTACCTGGGGAGAAGGACAAATGCCGTTGATCATATCGCACATGCGCACGAACATGGTTTCAGTTATGAAAGTGTTGGCGCTCCGATCATCATCGGAGACGGCCTTTTCGGAGAACATGATGTGCAGGTAGAGATCAACCAGAAAATGTGCAAATATGCCCATGTTGCGGGAGTGGCAAGGGCGTCCAATGCAATCGTCTCTATTTCCCATGTAACAGGACACCTCGCAACCGGCATGGGGGCAACGTTGAAAAACATCGGGATGGGACTCTCTTCACGCGGTGGAAAATTATCACAACATTCTGGAGTCATACCGCAGATTCTTAAGAAAAAATGCACCACCTGCGGGGTATGCGGAAAGTGGTGTCCGGTTGGAGCGATTAAAATTGGGGAAGAATATGCAATCATTGACCCGCAAATATGCATCGGCTGCGGAGAATGCCTGGCAGTATGCCAGTTTCAGGCGGTAAAGATTGCATGGGACGAAAATGCCGTAAATCTCCAGAAAAAGGTGGCGGAACACTGTCTTGCTCTTTTAAAGGGAAAAGAAGGGAAGGCGGTTTTCTTTAACTTCCTCACGCACATTACCCATCATTGCGATTGTATGGACAAACCCTTTGAGCCTGATATTGCAGACATCGGCATCATCGCCTCATGGGACCCCGTTGCAATTGAAAAAGCGACCACCGATCTAATCAGGGAACACATCGGCAAGGACTTTTTTAAGGAATCCTGGCCAAAAATAGATTACACCGTTCAGATGAATTACGCCCAGGAAATAGGTTTGGGGAGTATGGCGTATGAACTGGTGAGTTGTGGATAA
- a CDS encoding PstS family phosphate ABC transporter substrate-binding protein — MMKKLLLLLTIASWGIIGAAYAEEPLTAEPEIKSYAKIGGVSGNLNSIGSDTMNNLMTFWAEGFNRLYPNVKVQIEGKGSTTAPPALISGTAQIGPMSRAMKPTEIDAFEKKYGYKPTEIRTALDALAVYVNKDNPIKGLSLPQIDAIFSSTRRGGYKEDIKTWGQLGLTADWASKPISLYGRNSASGTYGYFKEHALFKGDFKNTVKEQPGSASVVQGITEDRYSIGYSGIGYQTSGIKTVPVALKEGRHFVEAKSENVLNGSYPLARFLYIYINKKPGQPLDPLIREFVRFILSNEGQQIVIKDGYMPLPSSVVEKELKKIE; from the coding sequence ATGATGAAAAAATTATTGTTATTGTTAACTATTGCAAGTTGGGGAATAATAGGTGCGGCCTATGCCGAAGAACCATTAACGGCTGAACCGGAGATTAAATCCTATGCAAAGATAGGCGGTGTCTCGGGAAATCTGAACAGCATCGGTTCTGATACCATGAATAACCTCATGACGTTTTGGGCAGAGGGTTTCAATAGGTTATACCCCAACGTGAAGGTACAGATTGAAGGCAAAGGGTCTACAACAGCGCCTCCTGCGCTGATTTCAGGGACAGCACAGATTGGCCCGATGAGCAGGGCTATGAAACCAACGGAAATCGATGCATTTGAAAAAAAGTATGGTTACAAACCAACAGAAATAAGAACAGCGCTCGATGCATTGGCGGTATATGTAAACAAGGATAATCCTATAAAAGGCCTGAGCCTGCCGCAGATAGACGCGATTTTTTCAAGTACCAGAAGAGGCGGATATAAAGAAGATATTAAGACCTGGGGACAACTTGGGCTGACGGCAGATTGGGCGTCAAAACCGATAAGTCTTTATGGGCGCAATTCCGCTTCCGGCACCTACGGTTATTTCAAGGAACATGCACTTTTTAAAGGAGATTTTAAAAATACGGTAAAAGAACAGCCTGGTTCTGCCTCTGTGGTTCAGGGGATTACTGAAGACCGTTATAGCATCGGATATAGCGGTATAGGATATCAGACATCGGGTATCAAAACCGTGCCTGTTGCGTTGAAAGAGGGAAGGCATTTTGTAGAGGCAAAATCAGAGAACGTGCTGAACGGTTCTTATCCCCTTGCACGATTTCTCTATATCTATATTAACAAAAAACCGGGGCAGCCTCTTGACCCTCTGATTCGAGAATTTGTCAGATTTATCCTGAGCAATGAGGGCCAGCAAATAGTGATAAAAGATGGATATATGCCATTGCCGTCGTCAGTTGTGGAAAAAGAACTGAAAAAAATAGAATAG
- a CDS encoding ABC transporter permease subunit: protein MKSLKSRKLTDKTARWMITCSGVATIFVILALFVFIFMEVLPLLKGAKVVKENTFAIRKAAVCIGADEHLEIAYVVYNNGKTEFVSLRDGSIIRKHDLPGIGNAHITSVDKYKDHHVMGMDDGRILTVSIGFTQSFENGKRIISPVISSRKAIHTNEEGDSLPFAVKHIVSREDEETSVTAVHTDDGRLLLLSSIIETSLFGEGEKRDLCQDITRLIKKSLRRITPFIHNQTEQPLREGTIAITALALDIFMDNLYVGTDSGEVICIDIREKEEPVVLERVKVSGSVVSAMRFLLGDISLVIGDSEGKVSSWMKVRDALSLSGWSLKKIHTFQSHNAPVVAIAGSVRDKGFVTADSNGLVLLRHATSEQTLLNVKTSSPVTALAFSQKANGILAADASGALYLWNISNPHPETTLKTLFGKVWYEGYEKPEYIWQSTGGTDDFEPKFSLIPLIFGTIKGTVYALLIAVPIGIFGALYTSQFLHRSLKVIKPVIELMAALPSVILGFLAGLWLAPLIEKIFPALVIMPFFIVLSISAAMIIWKVTPLFCKSKYKHGVELVFLIPFIISAIFGSICLSGVFESFAFGGDYRQWLLHVLGLHYDQRNAVVVGFAMGFAVIPLVFTISEDAMSNVPGSLIFASLALGATPWQTAMKIVLPTASPAIFSAVMIGFGRAVGETMIVLMATGNTPVMDWNLFSGFRALAANIAVEIPEAPFGGTLYRVLFLASLLLFVTTFIVNTLAEVVRQKMKKKYSKL, encoded by the coding sequence ATGAAAAGCCTGAAAAGCAGAAAACTTACCGACAAAACTGCCCGCTGGATGATCACATGCAGCGGTGTAGCCACCATATTTGTAATACTTGCCCTCTTTGTCTTTATCTTCATGGAAGTCCTTCCCCTTTTAAAAGGAGCGAAGGTTGTAAAAGAAAATACATTTGCCATTCGTAAGGCGGCGGTTTGTATTGGCGCTGATGAACATCTGGAGATTGCGTATGTCGTGTATAATAATGGCAAAACAGAATTTGTCTCGCTGCGGGACGGCAGTATTATCAGGAAACACGATCTTCCCGGGATTGGTAACGCGCATATCACATCGGTTGACAAATATAAAGACCATCATGTTATGGGAATGGATGACGGGAGAATTTTAACGGTTTCCATTGGTTTTACCCAATCGTTTGAAAACGGAAAACGGATAATATCCCCGGTAATTTCTTCGCGTAAAGCGATTCATACGAATGAAGAAGGCGATTCTTTGCCTTTTGCAGTGAAACACATTGTTTCGCGGGAGGATGAAGAAACAAGTGTTACTGCGGTACATACTGACGATGGCCGGTTGTTGCTGCTTTCTTCAATAATAGAGACCTCTCTTTTTGGAGAAGGGGAAAAGAGGGATTTATGCCAGGATATTACCCGCCTCATTAAAAAATCGTTACGTAGAATTACCCCTTTTATACATAATCAGACGGAACAGCCACTGCGGGAAGGGACGATTGCCATAACTGCCCTTGCCCTTGACATTTTTATGGATAATCTTTATGTCGGCACAGATTCAGGGGAGGTAATATGTATTGACATAAGGGAGAAAGAGGAACCCGTAGTTTTGGAACGGGTAAAGGTTTCCGGCAGCGTCGTCTCCGCAATGAGGTTTTTGTTGGGCGATATTTCACTGGTGATTGGCGACTCAGAAGGCAAAGTTTCCTCCTGGATGAAGGTGAGAGATGCATTGTCTCTCTCGGGATGGTCGCTGAAAAAAATACATACGTTTCAATCCCATAACGCCCCGGTAGTGGCTATTGCCGGGTCTGTGAGAGACAAGGGTTTTGTTACTGCCGATTCAAACGGTTTGGTACTTCTCCGCCACGCCACATCAGAACAAACATTGTTAAATGTGAAAACGTCTTCTCCTGTAACCGCACTTGCCTTCTCTCAAAAGGCAAACGGCATCCTGGCAGCCGATGCATCAGGCGCATTATATTTGTGGAACATTTCTAACCCGCATCCTGAAACTACATTAAAGACACTGTTTGGCAAGGTATGGTATGAGGGATACGAAAAACCTGAATACATATGGCAATCAACCGGCGGTACGGACGATTTTGAGCCAAAGTTCAGCCTGATTCCTTTAATCTTCGGTACGATCAAAGGCACGGTGTATGCGCTGCTTATTGCCGTGCCAATCGGCATATTCGGGGCGCTCTATACTTCGCAATTTCTCCACCGGTCTTTAAAGGTAATCAAGCCTGTTATTGAATTAATGGCGGCACTTCCCAGTGTGATTCTGGGTTTTCTCGCAGGATTATGGCTTGCTCCGTTAATTGAAAAAATCTTTCCGGCTTTGGTAATTATGCCATTTTTCATTGTACTTTCCATTTCTGCCGCGATGATTATCTGGAAGGTGACTCCTCTATTCTGCAAAAGTAAATACAAACATGGCGTGGAATTGGTATTTTTGATACCATTTATCATCAGCGCAATTTTTGGATCTATTTGCCTTTCGGGGGTATTTGAATCGTTTGCTTTTGGAGGAGATTACCGGCAGTGGTTATTACATGTTTTAGGGCTGCATTATGACCAGAGAAATGCAGTTGTAGTAGGGTTTGCCATGGGATTTGCGGTGATACCGCTTGTTTTTACCATATCAGAAGATGCCATGAGCAATGTTCCCGGAAGCCTTATTTTCGCTTCTTTGGCACTTGGCGCTACACCGTGGCAAACCGCGATGAAGATTGTGCTCCCCACCGCAAGCCCGGCTATTTTTTCTGCAGTTATGATCGGTTTTGGGAGGGCAGTGGGGGAAACCATGATCGTGCTTATGGCAACGGGTAATACCCCTGTGATGGACTGGAATCTTTTCAGCGGATTCAGGGCATTGGCTGCAAATATTGCCGTGGAAATACCCGAAGCGCCGTTTGGCGGAACTCTTTACCGGGTGCTTTTTCTTGCATCACTTCTGCTTTTTGTGACAACATTTATTGTTAACACCCTTGCCGAAGTAGTCCGGCAAAAGATGAAGAAAAAATACAGTAAACTATGA
- the pstA gene encoding phosphate ABC transporter permease PstA: MKKFLKSGDPYVWLTASSLTICLLMVCGLITLIMIKGLGIFWPHTIVHFHLKDGTTVLGEVAKKEPIPYEKDGYRTKIKIGNRDIYGLDFRWIDDDKIVLLEYPADAVAIERREWGNMYGFLQGIIGKNGGIEAIQPEGAMGFINENKKLFKKIRRLEKKEIGDINYQMEKKRIIVKQLQSLPPSDIVQKKMDGVKIKIDALEKIYREKEALLSNLYQKAREKEFIIRLAGGEEKILPVFQVVRMYTPNSMHVFAKTGFYLTKLWEFIADEPREANTEGGIFPAIFGTVMMVFIMSIAVVPLGVLTAVYLKEYAGDNFISRIVRISVNNLAGVPSIVFGVFGLGFFIYLIGGTIDNVFFKSALPSPTFGTGGILWAALTLALLTVPVVVVSTEEGLSSVPGSIREGSYALGATKFETLWRVVLPQAAPGILTGTILAMARAAGEVAPLMITGVVKLAPSLPIDHHFPFLHLERKFMHLGFHIYDVGFQSPNVEAAIPMVYTTTLALLFSVLVLNITAIIVRNKLRKKYRMSSV, translated from the coding sequence ATGAAAAAGTTTTTAAAGTCAGGTGATCCATATGTGTGGTTAACCGCAAGCTCTCTGACCATATGCCTTTTGATGGTTTGCGGGCTGATTACGCTTATTATGATAAAAGGGCTTGGTATATTTTGGCCGCATACCATTGTTCATTTTCATCTCAAAGACGGGACAACGGTTTTAGGGGAGGTGGCAAAAAAAGAGCCTATTCCCTACGAAAAAGATGGTTACCGGACAAAGATCAAAATAGGCAACCGTGATATTTACGGACTTGATTTCAGATGGATTGATGATGACAAAATAGTTTTACTGGAATATCCCGCCGATGCTGTTGCCATCGAGAGGCGCGAGTGGGGAAATATGTATGGGTTTTTGCAGGGCATTATAGGAAAGAACGGCGGGATTGAAGCAATACAACCGGAAGGGGCAATGGGGTTTATAAACGAAAATAAAAAACTTTTCAAAAAAATAAGGCGGCTCGAAAAAAAGGAAATTGGCGACATTAACTATCAGATGGAAAAAAAACGAATTATCGTAAAACAATTACAGTCGCTGCCGCCGTCTGATATAGTTCAAAAAAAAATGGATGGCGTCAAAATAAAAATTGACGCCCTTGAGAAAATATATCGCGAAAAGGAGGCCTTGCTTTCAAACCTTTACCAAAAGGCAAGAGAGAAAGAATTCATCATACGTCTTGCCGGTGGAGAAGAAAAAATACTTCCTGTTTTTCAGGTAGTACGTATGTACACACCCAATTCGATGCATGTATTCGCAAAAACAGGTTTTTATCTGACAAAATTGTGGGAGTTTATTGCCGATGAACCAAGGGAGGCCAATACGGAAGGGGGGATATTCCCTGCAATATTTGGTACGGTCATGATGGTATTTATCATGAGTATTGCCGTCGTTCCCCTTGGAGTATTGACGGCAGTCTATCTGAAAGAATATGCCGGTGATAATTTTATTTCACGGATAGTACGCATCTCGGTCAACAATCTGGCAGGTGTTCCCTCAATTGTTTTCGGGGTATTCGGGCTTGGCTTTTTTATCTATTTAATAGGGGGTACTATTGACAATGTGTTTTTTAAATCTGCATTGCCGTCCCCTACGTTTGGAACGGGCGGTATTTTGTGGGCAGCGCTTACGTTGGCATTATTAACGGTGCCGGTAGTGGTCGTTTCTACGGAAGAGGGGCTGTCTTCCGTGCCCGGATCGATAAGGGAAGGTTCTTACGCCCTTGGCGCAACAAAATTTGAAACGTTATGGCGGGTTGTGCTTCCCCAGGCCGCCCCGGGCATACTTACCGGTACTATTCTGGCAATGGCTAGGGCAGCGGGAGAGGTTGCACCGCTTATGATTACGGGTGTTGTGAAACTTGCACCTTCTCTCCCCATAGACCATCATTTTCCTTTTCTTCATTTAGAAAGAAAATTTATGCATCTGGGTTTCCACATTTACGATGTAGGGTTTCAGTCGCCAAATGTCGAGGCTGCAATTCCCATGGTATATACCACAACCCTTGCATTACTATTTAGCGTGCTGGTATTAAATATTACGGCAATAATAGTGCGTAACAAGTTGAGAAAAAAATACAGGATGTCATCTGTATAA
- the phoU gene encoding phosphate signaling complex protein PhoU, with the protein MVREVYHKALKALQDEVLDMGKMVSQAIQDSIQALQTRDIEASKEIIKKDLEINKKRFDIEEKCIVLIATQQPLAVDLRTLTAILSIITDLERMGDHAEGNAKINIMIGEEPLIKPLVDIPRMGEIGIAMLEKSLKAFMERDVEAARSVCDEDDKVDALHDQIYHELLLLMMGNPKIINLATYLTWVSHNLERIADRVTNIAERTVYMVTGEMEELNVSKY; encoded by the coding sequence ATGGTACGTGAAGTATATCACAAGGCTTTAAAAGCGCTGCAGGACGAAGTGCTTGATATGGGGAAAATGGTTTCGCAGGCGATACAGGATTCCATACAGGCATTGCAAACCAGAGACATAGAGGCATCGAAGGAAATTATAAAAAAAGACCTGGAGATTAACAAAAAGCGGTTTGACATTGAGGAGAAATGTATTGTACTCATTGCGACACAACAGCCTCTGGCGGTGGATTTAAGGACGTTGACCGCTATTCTGAGCATAATAACCGACCTTGAACGGATGGGTGATCATGCGGAGGGCAATGCCAAGATAAATATTATGATTGGCGAGGAACCTTTGATAAAACCATTGGTTGATATTCCACGAATGGGGGAGATAGGCATTGCCATGCTGGAAAAATCTCTCAAGGCCTTTATGGAAAGAGATGTGGAAGCGGCAAGGAGTGTATGTGATGAAGATGATAAAGTGGATGCGCTCCACGACCAGATTTACCACGAACTTTTGCTGCTGATGATGGGTAATCCAAAGATAATCAATCTGGCAACCTACCTTACATGGGTTTCTCACAATCTGGAACGTATTGCGGACAGGGTGACAAATATAGCGGAAAGGACGGTATATATGGTTACGGGTGAAATGGAAGAATTAAATGTGTCGAAATATTAG
- the pstB gene encoding phosphate ABC transporter ATP-binding protein PstB, with the protein MKKKPNPVVNITDLKLYYGDNLALNGINLDISEKMITAFIGPSGCGKSTLIRCLNRMNDLIEGVRIEGSIKIAGKDIYDPSVNVTELRKRVGMVFQKPNPFPKTIYENVVYGPRVLGIKKKNTLDDICEKTLIKAALWNEVKDRLHLSALELSGGQQQRVCIARAIAMEPEIVLLDEPCSALDPIATAKIEDMLVELKKDYTVVIVTHNMQQAARVSDYTGFFMMGELVEYDDTTELFTKPKKQRTEDYITGRFG; encoded by the coding sequence ATGAAAAAAAAACCTAATCCGGTAGTTAATATTACAGACCTGAAATTGTATTACGGCGACAATTTAGCCCTGAATGGCATAAACCTGGATATTTCAGAAAAAATGATCACAGCGTTTATCGGGCCTTCCGGATGCGGAAAGTCAACGTTAATCCGGTGTTTAAACCGCATGAATGATCTTATAGAAGGGGTGCGGATTGAGGGTTCCATTAAGATTGCCGGAAAAGACATTTACGACCCCTCTGTCAATGTCACTGAACTCAGGAAGCGGGTTGGCATGGTATTCCAGAAACCAAACCCGTTCCCGAAAACAATTTATGAGAATGTGGTGTACGGTCCGCGTGTATTGGGAATAAAGAAAAAAAATACACTGGATGATATCTGCGAAAAGACGCTTATAAAGGCGGCGCTATGGAACGAGGTAAAGGACCGCCTCCATCTCAGCGCCCTTGAACTGTCAGGAGGACAGCAACAGAGGGTGTGTATCGCAAGGGCAATCGCCATGGAACCGGAAATTGTACTTCTCGACGAACCTTGTTCCGCGTTAGACCCGATTGCCACGGCAAAGATAGAGGACATGCTTGTCGAACTGAAAAAGGACTACACGGTGGTTATCGTAACCCACAATATGCAGCAGGCGGCAAGGGTTTCCGATTATACCGGGTTCTTTATGATGGGGGAACTTGTAGAGTATGATGATACGACTGAATTATTTACGAAACCGAAAAAACAAAGGACAGAGGATTATATAACGGGCAGGTTCGGGTAG